ACATGCCCTGGATGAGGCCGGCGAGCGCAAGGATGATCCACAGTGCCCATTCGGGTAGGAACTTCTGCTTTTTCTGCACGAGATTCTTGATGCCAATGATCACGATGATCGCACCGTAGATGCGCAAAAGCACATGGAGCGGCAGCACCGTATCGAGCCAGATGCCCACGATCACAAACGGGAGCATGGTCAGCACGATCTTTGCAAGTTCGCGCCAATTGACGTTTTTGATGTTCATGATCGTCAAAAGGCCGCACGCGAAAAAGCCCATGGCGTTCAGAATAGCGACCGAACTCGACAAGCCCAGAAGCTGCGTGCCTACGGGCATGGCGAAGATGTTGCCGGCGAACCCGGTGATCGCCTGTACGGTGTATGCGAAAAAGAACGCGGCTACGAAGAGGGCTTTTGCCATACCGATTCAAACTCCAATCGAACAATTCAGCTTAGTGTACCACCGAACAGCGACTCGAGGGCTTTTCCTCGGCAGGAGGTCGCCCGCCACACGGCAAGCCTCCGTACAAGGACGATTCCCAGGTATGCTAAAATCCCTTCACGAGATCGTACGAAACTTTAGGAAGTACCGGTATGGCGGGATTCGACATAACGATAGCAGGCGATTCGGCGCTCAATCTGGAGTTCGCCGACGTTATCACGCCCGAAACCAGCACCATGATCCGCATCGCCGCACAGAACCTCACCGAAGATCCTATCGACGGCATCGTCGAGCTCGTACCGACGTTCTGCTCGCTCATGGTGTACTACAATCCCCTCGAAATCACGTTCGACGAACTGTCGTATCGGCTGCGCGGGAAGCTGCGCGGACTCGATTCGGCCGATGTGAACGTGAAGAAGATCGTGCAGATTCCCGTGTGCTACGGCGGTGAATACGGCCCCGACATCCAAACCGTCGCCGATCATGCAAAGCTCTCCATCGACGAAGTCATCGAGATCCATTCCTCGAAAGACTACCTCATCGACATGCTTGGCTTCCTGCCGGGCTTCGCCTATTTAGGCGGCCTCGATGAGCGCATCTGCACACCGCGCCTCGCCGTTCCGCGCACGCTCATCGAACCGGGATCCGTCGGCATCGGCGGATCGCAAACGGGCATCTATCCCCTGCCTTCGCCCGGAGGTTGGCAGATCATCGGCCGCACGCCTCTTCGCCCCTACGATCCCGATCGGGAAGAGCCGATCCTGTACGCTGCCGGCGAGTACCTGCGTTTCGTGCCGATCGCGCCCGACGAGTACAGCGCCATCGAAACGCAGCTCGCGTCGAACGCGTACGAATACCAGATCGTCTGGGAGGGGATGTAGATGGGCGTTGTCGTCAAAAAACCCGGCGTGCTCACCACCATCCAGGACGCGGGCCGCATCGGATACGTGGGAAGCGGATTTGCACCGAGCGGCGTCATGGATCGCCGTGCGTTCATCATCGCGAACCTGCTCGTGGAAAACGACCCGAACACCTGCGTCATCGAGTTCGCGCTCGCAGGACCCACGCTGCGCTTCACCACAAGCACGTTCATCGCCATCACCGGGGGCGATTTCTCCCCCACCCTCGACGGCGAGCCCGTGCCCATGTATGCGGCCCTTATGGTAAAGCGCGGATCGATCCTGCATTTCGGAGCGCCGCGTACGGGCGCGTACGGCTACCTCGCTATCGCCGGCGGATCGGTAAGGGTTCCCGAAGTCATGGGCAGCCGTTCGACAAGCCTCAAACTCGGCATCGGCGGATGGCAGGGCCGCAGCCTCCAGCTCGGCGATTACTTGCCTTTCATGTCAAAGAACCTCGAGTTTCTCCCGAATCTCGGCTCGCACCGCATCGAATACGATACGAGCTACGGCTTCGGGTCCGACGAAACCACAGTGCGCGTAGTGCCGGGACCCCAAGACACCCTGTTCACCGAACGCGGCATCGAGACGTTCTACAGCCAGGTGTACGAGGCAACGGCGAAATGCGACCGCATGGGATACCGCCTCGACGGCCCTGAAATCGAGACGAAACACGGTTCGGATATCATATCCGACGGCATCGCGTTCGGTGCCGTGCAAGTGCCCTCGCACGGGCGGCCCATCATCATGCTGGCCGACCGCCAAACCACGGGCGGCTACGCCAAGATAGGAACCATCGCCTCGGTGGATATCCCCAAACTCGTGCAGTGCCGCCCGGGCAGCAAGATCAGATTTACGCCGATAACGGTGCAGGAAGCGCAAACTCTGTACCGCAAGGAATACAAGTACTTCAAGGGACTCGCCAAGATCGTACGCAGGCCCTGCGCCGACGGCATCTCGCCGAGACGCACGGCCCGCAAGCTCAGACCGATTCTCGAAGAGCAGGCGCGCAAGAACCAAGCCGAAACGCTCTGGATCAACCGGTCGGAACGATAAGCGCACGAATAAGGCAACGTACCGGCGAAAGCCCGATACGAAGCAGATGAGCACGAAGGAGAACAACGTGGATACCAAGGCAATCGAAGAACTGATCGCCATCATGGACAAGGCGGAGCTCACGGCTCTGCGCGTCGACGACGGCGAAACCAAGATCGAGCTCGAGCGCAGCCGCGGCACGTTCTCCCCGACCGCTCTGCCCCTCATGGCGGAGCGCGTAAGCGCGCTGCTTGCCGGCAAGGACGAGAGCAACGACGCCGCTGCAGCCGATCAGGCAGACACCGACACGTCGGTTCTCGTGCGCAGCCCCACGGTGGGTATGTTCTACGTTGCACCGAGCCCCGACGAGGATCCGTTCGTCAAAGCGGGTCAGGAAGTGCTTTCGGGACAAACGCTTGCCGTCGTCGAAGCCATGAAGATGATGAATGAGATAACCGCGCCGGTGCCCGGCATCGTCACCGAGGTACTTGCCGGGAACGGAACCCAGGTCGAATACGATCAGCCCCTCTTCCGCATCGCCACAAGCGACATGGCCCAATAAACGACGGGATGTGGGCCTATGTTTGAGAAGATACTTATAGCGAACCGCGGCGAGATCGCCGTACGCATCATCCGCGCCTGCCGCGCGATGGGCATCAAAACCGTCGCCGTTTACTCAACGGCCGATTCCCGCGCCCTGCACACCTACCTTGCCGACGAGAGCATCTGCATCGGGCCGCCTCTCGCCCGCGACAGCTACCTCAACATCGCTGCCATCATCACGGCGGCGAAGGGCACCCGTGCCGAAGCCATCCATCCCGGCTACGGGTTTCTTTCCGAAAACTCCACGTTCGCCAAACTTTGCCGCGATAACGGCATCGCCTTCATCGGCCCCGCACCCGATGTCATCGACCGCATGGGCAACAAGAGTCAGGCGCGAAAAACCATGATGGAGGCCGGCATTCCCGTCGTGCCGGGCACGAAAGACCCCGTCCACAATGCCGAAGACGCGCTCGCGCTCGCCTACGACATCGGCTGGCCCATCATGATCAAGGCAAGCGCGGGCGGCGGCGGCAAGGGCATGCGCGTGAGCACATGCGAGGACGATTTCATCGAGGCGTTCAGCATCGCCCAGCGCGAAAGCATGAACGCGTTCGGCGATAATAGCATGTACCTCGAACGGTGCATCATGAATCCGCGCCATGTCGAGGTGCAGATCATCGGCGACACGTTCGGCAACGTCGTATCGCTCGGCGAACGCGACTGCTCGGTACAGCGTAACCATCAGAAGATGGTGGAAGAGAGCCCCTCGCCGTTCGTGAGCGACGAGGTTCGCCGTGCCATGAGCGAGGCCGCCGTACGCGCAGCCCAAG
Above is a genomic segment from Raoultibacter phocaeensis containing:
- a CDS encoding biotin-dependent carboxyltransferase family protein, with amino-acid sequence MGVVVKKPGVLTTIQDAGRIGYVGSGFAPSGVMDRRAFIIANLLVENDPNTCVIEFALAGPTLRFTTSTFIAITGGDFSPTLDGEPVPMYAALMVKRGSILHFGAPRTGAYGYLAIAGGSVRVPEVMGSRSTSLKLGIGGWQGRSLQLGDYLPFMSKNLEFLPNLGSHRIEYDTSYGFGSDETTVRVVPGPQDTLFTERGIETFYSQVYEATAKCDRMGYRLDGPEIETKHGSDIISDGIAFGAVQVPSHGRPIIMLADRQTTGGYAKIGTIASVDIPKLVQCRPGSKIRFTPITVQEAQTLYRKEYKYFKGLAKIVRRPCADGISPRRTARKLRPILEEQARKNQAETLWINRSER
- the accB gene encoding acetyl-CoA carboxylase biotin carboxyl carrier protein, which translates into the protein MDTKAIEELIAIMDKAELTALRVDDGETKIELERSRGTFSPTALPLMAERVSALLAGKDESNDAAAADQADTDTSVLVRSPTVGMFYVAPSPDEDPFVKAGQEVLSGQTLAVVEAMKMMNEITAPVPGIVTEVLAGNGTQVEYDQPLFRIATSDMAQ
- the accC gene encoding acetyl-CoA carboxylase biotin carboxylase subunit, with product MFEKILIANRGEIAVRIIRACRAMGIKTVAVYSTADSRALHTYLADESICIGPPLARDSYLNIAAIITAAKGTRAEAIHPGYGFLSENSTFAKLCRDNGIAFIGPAPDVIDRMGNKSQARKTMMEAGIPVVPGTKDPVHNAEDALALAYDIGWPIMIKASAGGGGKGMRVSTCEDDFIEAFSIAQRESMNAFGDNSMYLERCIMNPRHVEVQIIGDTFGNVVSLGERDCSVQRNHQKMVEESPSPFVSDEVRRAMSEAAVRAAQAVGYTSAGTVEFLLDENRDFYFMEMNTRIQVEHPVTEMVTRTDLIEEMITVAAGEPLTFTQEDIDPRGHAIECRVNAEEPERGFLPSPGTISQMHLPGGNGVRVDTAAYDGFQITPYYDSMIAKIIVHGRNRTEAIAKMRTALEEMVVVGVKTNLDFQYAIMENETFAAGNADTSFIERFLKGEV
- the pxpB gene encoding 5-oxoprolinase subunit PxpB gives rise to the protein MAGFDITIAGDSALNLEFADVITPETSTMIRIAAQNLTEDPIDGIVELVPTFCSLMVYYNPLEITFDELSYRLRGKLRGLDSADVNVKKIVQIPVCYGGEYGPDIQTVADHAKLSIDEVIEIHSSKDYLIDMLGFLPGFAYLGGLDERICTPRLAVPRTLIEPGSVGIGGSQTGIYPLPSPGGWQIIGRTPLRPYDPDREEPILYAAGEYLRFVPIAPDEYSAIETQLASNAYEYQIVWEGM
- a CDS encoding sulfite exporter TauE/SafE family protein; translation: MAKALFVAAFFFAYTVQAITGFAGNIFAMPVGTQLLGLSSSVAILNAMGFFACGLLTIMNIKNVNWRELAKIVLTMLPFVIVGIWLDTVLPLHVLLRIYGAIIVIIGIKNLVQKKQKFLPEWALWIILALAGLIQGMFVSGGALLVIYAVQKLQDKQQFRTTLSATWAILNLIYALIAFQQGSFTGDVIQVVLMCIPVAVVATWLGNRLQKRISQEKFLKLTYVLLLFVGVMLLVTA